One Callospermophilus lateralis isolate mCalLat2 chromosome 13, mCalLat2.hap1, whole genome shotgun sequence genomic window, CCAATGGCACAAGCATGCAGTCATTATTACTGAACACAACAGCCAGAAAGCATGCTTGAAATCCATCCAACATTTCCTTCCCAACCAGGCGTATGAGAAAGTAGAACAAAATCAGAACTGTTTATAGACTGGACTTGGGATGAGTGCATCATCCCCTTAAACCAAGCCAGAGCAAATCTCCTGGAACAAGGCATCAAAATCATTTCAGATTAATCAaagttctatattttaaaaaacttatctAGGTTCAATTTATCAAATGTTTGAAAGATGATACAAAAGGTAAAATCAATACATTCTAACTTTTGGTTTAAAAAACTATTTCATCAATTATAGAACTCAGGgcagggatgtgacttagtggtataGTATATGCTTACCATACACAAGTACCTGGGGTTTCTAGCAACTCACTACTTCAGTGTCTTTATTTTCCCTCAAATTCATTTCTTCATTCAATAATTTCTAAACACCTACCTCTCCTTGCTACTGAGTTGCAAAACTCAGGGATCAACAGGGAATACAATATAGCCTATACCTAATAAACTAAGTAAATCAAGGCAATAAAGCTGAATTAAATGTCATCTAGTTTCTCAGTGTTTCTTTGAGTTACAGACACTGAATAAAAAAATGAGTCTAGACTTATGATTTCAGGTAACAAATGACTGTTACATGTGAATATGCTACATATTTGACAAATACACTTCAATTAGTCCAGTATATTTACCTAGTTTCTTACTTTTCTGTTATGATAATTCCACAGGCTGGCTAATTTACAATGAACAAAGATTCAGCTCACTGGGAAGTCCAGTAGCTGCTGTCAGCATCATAACATGGTGGAGGGCATCACATGGTAAGACTGAACAAGATGCCCCAAAGAGCTTACTTTTATGATAAAGCCATTCCTTGGATAACTCGTTAATCCATGAAGACCCAATTATGGCCCAAAGTTCTCACCTACAAATACCATTAGGGTAAAactttggggattaagtttccaacactcAAATTCTGGGGGACACCCAAACCATACCACCTACAAACCAAATTATCAGCTGTTCAAAGACCCAAGATTCATTTTTCTTCTCTATTGCCTTTCTTTCCTGTGAGCTCCCTGAATAtcacaataaaattttaagagtTTAGCTCTCTATTCTTTCagggaaaaagaacaaaacacaTAAAGCAAAATAGTGAGACTATCTCAAGATCCTGGTTTTGTTTTACAATACAAATATTATGAAACAAACATTTCAACATTAAGACTATTTATCCAAACTGAAGCTAACCAATTCTGATATTCATGGGGACCCTAAAGCATTAAaggcattttttttcctctataaaATGTGGCTTCCGTGAAAAGCTTTGTACCTAATGGAAATTCTGCTATATTAAAGTATGTGAACTGCAAGTTTAGAAAAACATGACTTAAGTTTCACATGCCCATGTCTTTGTGACACTTATCAATAGTGGTTTAATATTCACTTAAATATACTAAAAATGAGTCTTagcttagagaaaacatttgaatgGAAAACAATTTGGATATTAGATTTTTGCCAAAACATTTAAGTACTATagcttttagtttttaaattaaatagtAATCAAATAATTATAGTATTATTTAcatcatagttttaaaaaatattttcttattgtcAATGGActgtatttatatatggtgctgagaatctaacccagtgcctcatacatgctaggcaagcactctaccactgagctacaaccccagcccatcctgTATCATATTTTATGGGGAAGTAAACTTAAAATTTTATCTTAATCACAACATCACCCACCTCCTTTATAGTTTTGAGTCTTGTGGCTGTTCTGTAAGAGTAACTGAAGGAATGGATCCATTTAATAACTCTCTTTGCTTAAAGTAAAAAAGAGTTAACCACATTTCTTCCTCTTGAATTGTTTAAGTCTTTGGTGATTCAGGCCTACTACAGTTAAcataaggaatatatttcctcttCAAAAAACAAACTGTAGAAAGTGAATGGGAAAGACGTCAGTTAACATTTAAGcttttgacaattttttaaaattttctattctTGATAACCATCTACATCCTTCCAAACATGTGGTTAAACAATGAATTCAAACTCAGTTGTGCCTATAACCATATTGTTGATCAACTGGaagcaaaaaaattaaaactgcttttATTCTGCAAGACACAtcctaacaaaatacctgagactgtacaatttataaacaaaagaaatttgTTAGTTCCCCATCTGGTGAAGGCCATCTAAGGAGAGCAAAAAAGCCAAACGCATCTAAGCCCTCTTAAAGACACTAATTTATTCATGAGGGTAAAATTAagtttcaacacatgaattttggagggaaCACAAACTGTAACTTGCACTTTTCAACTAAATCTGGGAACACATCTTAACATAGATCCCCATTATCTCAAAGAGGCCAGACTAGAAAAAAATTAGGGCAATGCAGTGGTTACTccgaaaacaagcaaacaaagttAAAATCTATGCTGAAAATGAGTGAAACACAAAATTTTGACTAAATAACAAACCAGACATTATACTGGTGAACACAGAACTTGCACTTCCCTGTTCATTAGCCAATAGGCCCAGCTATAATTTtagataaaaattataattagaaATAATGAGAGCAATTTCTTGAGTACTCCACCTTTAAATTATATTTCATTGAGACTTACCCTTTGAAATTACTAATGATTAACCTATCCTGTTCATGTGAGAATTTAGGAAATCTCTCATACttctgtggcatttttacacatgaaaaaaattgtgcatttAAGAAAGGTTTCCACAGTAATCACAGTTCAAAAACCACTCTACCCAAAAAGACATTGTAAAAGTGtgcattttattcattcattccatcAGCTGAGAATTGCTCTAATGTACAAATACAGTATTGtacaaaaaaatcacaaaatgttacaaaataaaaaagtacaaaCTGCATTACTTAATAAATATGACTAAAAGTAGTTAAAGTTGCAATGAGATAGATTTTAGGTTGGAAACACTGTTTGACCCAGCAAACCTTATAAGCTCTGTTTGcagacatttttacataatacacgGCAATCCTACTTAGGCTTTTGGAAGAACTTAAAAAGAACACAATATTAAGAGTATTCTCCTGCTATAAAATAACTGCCAAGGTTGGGTCCAGACATTTTgctattagtttttttttcttagttgaatCCAAGTAGATATAAAAgaaagtacataaagcaggaggccTATCTTGTCCCAAAATTTTATACCACGTTAAATTATTTTGTAGCAAAATGACACACGTAAATAAAAACAATGGAGAGCACCAGACAATCTACTCTAAACATCAACAAGAGTACAGAATCATCCTTCTGCCATCAGCAAATATCAGACTTTCATTCAAGTAAGACCTGGTACTATCccttaaaggttaaaaaaaaaaaaaaaaaaaaaaaaaactccccacAGCCATCCCTTAAgcatttttctttataaagactgaccatttctagaaaaataacaatttaaaaaatctatttcatCAAAATGGAATGGGCCAATCATCTGGTAACATGAATGCATCAATATCAATTTGAAATAATTATCTAAGAATTGTGAAATTCACATTTCAACAACATAAAATAACTACTAAATCACAAACTCACTTCAAAGTAATACATTTTATATAAAGCATTTCTCTGGATTTATGCTTGAAAGCTGTCAAAATGGAACACATCATAGATGAAGGTaacaccatttttaaaaatgttgtgcAAAAATACGTTTTTATAGAAAATAGACTACCAGGAATGCACAAATTTACACTGTGAGATATTAACTTGCAAATTAAGTAGTGCTCACTTTATACAGCAAATTATAAATAGCAGATCACCCAAAGCTATCATGAAACAAATCATTTAGGTGCCCAGCAACCTTCAGCtctgagaaaacattcaaaaaaTGATTAAGGCTTTACACCTACAGTAAATCTACTAGGAAGTTTAAAAGTGCTGTTACCCTGATTTAGAGTTCATGTGATTTTCCAAACACAAGTTATATACGCAATTTCCCCAGGGTGTAAGGTTTTCAGACATTTCAAGAGCATGCATTTTGTTCAatatacatcttggatagggataTGGCCATGGATTTGGCAAGTTCTTCATCGCGTTTTCTTTGCACTTGAGTTTGTTTGCACCAATTGTCATACTCTGGGTTAGGATAGGAGTGATCAAAAACTGCATCATAGTGTCCATTGCTGAGCCAGCTGAGCCAAATACTAGGCCTTAGGGAATCCTCTGGGCCCAAATAGTGAATCATGGTTGATACTGTGGGGCTCTCCAACCTCCCTCCAGTAGTTAAGTGTATATTCACATTTAGCATCTGCCCCATAGCCAGCAATTCGGGGTACCCGGCCCATGCCCCATCCTGAGCAGCAGCGATGATAAACTCCCCGACGTCGCCCTCAATCAGAGGGCTAAAGTGCTCCAGATGATCGGCAATGTAGTGCACCGTCTGCTCCCTCAGCTCCCGGTGTAGACTCTGATCCCCGTACACGGTCTTGCTGACAGCTCGGTAGAGGCAGTTCCCGTCGGGAATGATATGGAATCGGTACTTGTTCCTCTGTCGCAGGTACTTGTCCTGCTTCTCCACCTCGGCTAGGTATAGGGCTAGCTTCTCATCTCTGGGATCCGACCTGGAGACCACCACCGTCTCGGCTCCGCTACTCTGGGTCACCTCGCTGCTCCTTGCAGGGGGAGCTTCGGTCTCCAGGTCCAGCCGTCGTGCCGCGTCGGCCCCGGGAGAGTCGCTGCGGTCGCCACCTCTCTCCCACCCCCGGGGAATCCTCTCCGCTCGGTGTTCCTCGCCCcacgggctggggctgggctccgGGCTCCCCGGGGGCGGCGCAGAGCCTCGGTACTTGGCTGCGGCCAGGGCCTGGCGGTGCTCGCTCAGTCGGAAGTTTCTATCGGGTCCCTCCCGGGCTGCGTCCAGCCCCGCGGGCTCGGGACAGTCGGGCCTCAGCAGCTCCTCCAGGAGCCAGGCCGAGGAGCCTCGCCGCGGCGGCACCGGGGCCCCTGGAGCCTGGGCCAGCAGGAGGCAGCGACCGCGCGGGTTGGCGCTGGCCGCGGCGCCGGAACCCGGTTCGGGCCCGTGCAGCAGGAGCCGGTCGGCGCCCAGGGCCCGCACGGTGATCTGCGCCGTGGACGTGTAGTGCGGCGGTAGCGGCGGCTTGCAGGACGCGCCCGCCGGGCCGGCGGTGGCTGCTGAGGCGGGGGCGGCGGCCCCGGACACCATCTCAAAGCAGGAGGAGAAGGCGGGCATCTTGGCGGCGGGGGCGGCGGCGGCTTCCCGGGGCTCGGCGGCCGCAGCGGGCTGGCACTCACCGGTCTCGGGCTCTGGCGCGGCACTGGCAGGTCCCGGGGGTTGAAGGGAGACCTTGAATGGGGCGGCGGCGGCAGGCGGCGCGGGAGCTGCGGCCGTGGGACCCGGTCCCCCAGCTGGGTAGTGAGTGCAGACGCTGCTGTAGAGCTGCATGTCCCTGCCCGCCGCTCGGCCCCTTATAGGCGCGGCGAGCCCCGGTGCAGGGGACACACCCTCAGGGCCTGGAGGAGGGGGCCGGCTGAGCGCGATGACCCAGTGTCCCTAGAATAGAAATGACCCAAGGACTGTCGGCCGCCGCGCGTCAAGAGCCGCAAATAGAGACCGGGTCCGGGCCAAATTCCTGCTGCGCCACAGCGCGCggtgggggcggggaggggacgCGCGCTCGACCCCTGCCGGCGCGCTCGGCCCGCAGGCCCGGGGCGCCGCGCCCGCTGCCGCTGTTCCGGCCCTAGGCAGCCGCTGGGGACTGTCGGAGAAAGCCACCCGCGCTGCTGGAGCGCGTCCCGCCGGCGAGCAGGAGTGCAGGGCGCGCGGAGGGCCGGGAGGCGGGGCCGCGGTTGTTTACCTCAGGCCGTGCGGCCGCGTCACGTGGGCCCGCTGGAATGTGCGGCTCGTCTAGGCGCCCCATTCAACTGCGCGAGCTCGCCCCGCCCCCTTCGGCCCCCGCCCCGCCCTCTCTGGCCCTTGTCCCGCCCCGCCGTGCTCTGCGGACGTCATGGGCGTGGCCGCCGGCAGGGGCGCGGGCTGAGCTGGGCGGGGGAAGCCCTGAGGCTCTGGGGCATGCGCAGTCGTGGTATTCCTGACTGCTGTCCACGTGACAGCTAAGCACTACTTCGGTTATCTGAGCCATTCATTTCTGGGCTGTGCCACTTTGTTTGGGGCTGTGGTGGGATGGGAGCTGCTTGGCCAGCTCCAACGTTTGCAAAAATTGCACTTCGAAGCAAGCATCCGAGCAAGGCACTGGTTTAAAATCTGTATGGGCTTTTTCTGGTCGTGGGCCATCATTCCTGCCTGAGTTCACCACTGCCTGGGATTCACTTATCTAGGTCGTATTCTCTGCTGGATCTACAGGAATTTTGCTGCCCTGCTCAGTGGAGACGAACTTTTCTGTCCCCCTAACTCATGTTAACTGGGAAATACATGGGTGAAAGGAAGGAAGCCCATACAGCCTTTCTTAGAATACCAAATATCATGAAGCATAGGGTCTTTTGAGAACCAGTGGGGCTGGAGCATAGGTCAGAGGCACTTGAGAGGGTAGTGGCCTGCATTGGCCGGCGGAGAAGAATAAAGTAAACACTAATGCCCGACCATGTTATTAGTAACCAGTTTTGTAAAGGAAAGCCAGAATATCCTGTGAACTGAAGTTTCTCCCTGAAGGTGTAATAGGTGTTCACTTGATGTTTTGACTTGTGGCGGTGTAAGTTTCAGGTTTTGTTCTTTTTCCCAGTCTTCTTTTCCCTAAACTTCTCCCTGATCTTTTCCCTAAccttctccctgatcttctttccCCTGATCTCCTTCCTgatctctcctccctaatctcattttctctgaatcactTCTATAAAAGCCCTCTGTTCCTgcggatgggcagaatcacagctttTGGGGCAGTAGTCCTCTGTTTCTCCTCTGCTAGCCAAGCAGTAAATCATCTTTTTCTCAAAATGATTGGATTGGATTGGCATTGGAGACAAGGACTGAGAGCTTTCAAAAGGATGTGTTTTTATTTAAGAgctctttattattaaaatttcacTGATGTAGCCTTGTAACCTTGTACTAGTGTTAGAAATTAAGAAGCCTAAATTGTACTGAGCTACTTTAGGCCCTTTTACAACCATTTCTCTATTATCAGCCTCTGTCTGActtagcatgtgtgtgtgtgtgtgtgtgtgtgtgtgtgt contains:
- the Otud1 gene encoding OTU domain-containing protein 1, which produces MQLYSSVCTHYPAGGPGPTAAAPAPPAAAAPFKVSLQPPGPASAAPEPETGECQPAAAAEPREAAAAPAAKMPAFSSCFEMVSGAAAPASAATAGPAGASCKPPLPPHYTSTAQITVRALGADRLLLHGPEPGSGAAASANPRGRCLLLAQAPGAPVPPRRGSSAWLLEELLRPDCPEPAGLDAAREGPDRNFRLSEHRQALAAAKYRGSAPPPGSPEPSPSPWGEEHRAERIPRGWERGGDRSDSPGADAARRLDLETEAPPARSSEVTQSSGAETVVVSRSDPRDEKLALYLAEVEKQDKYLRQRNKYRFHIIPDGNCLYRAVSKTVYGDQSLHRELREQTVHYIADHLEHFSPLIEGDVGEFIIAAAQDGAWAGYPELLAMGQMLNVNIHLTTGGRLESPTVSTMIHYLGPEDSLRPSIWLSWLSNGHYDAVFDHSYPNPEYDNWCKQTQVQRKRDEELAKSMAISLSKMYIEQNACS